GTCCGGCCAGATGGTTGGGCGCGTCGACCAGATCGAAGAAGAAGACGCTCATCGCGGTCAGGATGCGGCCCTTGTCCGGGATCGTGCTGTCCAGGACGTAGTCGTACGCCGAGATCCGGTCGGTCGCGACCAGCAGCAGATGTTCGTCGTCGACGCGATAGATCTCCCGGACCTTCCCGCTGGCCAGGTGCTGATAGTCGGACAGTGCAGGGCGCATCCGGTCAGCCTATCGGGCACCTGCAAAGGGGCCGTGTATCGGGAGTTGTGCTGGGATCGTAACCATGACTTCGCGGTTGTTGCCCTACTCCACCAGACCCGGCCGGCTGATGGCCCAGCTGCTCAGCGACTTCGCCGTCGTGATGTGGACCGGCCTGTGGCTGCTGGTCGGGCTGGCGGTTTACGACGCCGTGTCGACCATCGCCGACGCCGGCCGCCAGGTCGAGAGTGGCGCGCACGGCATCGCCGGCAACCTGGCGTCGGCGGGCCACGGCGCCGAGCACATTCCCGTGCTGGGGGACGCGGTCAGCAAGCCGCTGAACTCCGCCAGCCAGGCGGCGCTGGACCTCGCCGGCGCCGGGCACGACCTCGAGTCCACCGCGAGCTGGCTGGCGATCCTGCTTGCGATGGCCGTCGTCGCGGTCCCGATCCTGCTAGTGGACGTACCGTGGGTTTTGCTGCGGCTGCGGTTCTTTCGACGCAAGTTGGCGGTGAGTGCCCTGGCCGCAACTCCCGCCGGCGAGCAGCTGCTGGCCCTGCGGGCGCTGACGAGCCGGCCCCCGGCAAAGCTCGCGGCGGTCAGTGTGGACCCCGTCGGTGGGTGGCGCCGGGAGGATCCGCTCACCATCAGGGCCCTGGCCGCGCTCGAACTACGGGCGGCCGGCATCTCGATCGGCGGGCGCTAGCAGCGCGCGACCGAGGAGCAGCAGCCCGGCGACGACCACAACGAGCCAGGCCGCCAACGCATCCCAGAAGAAGACCAGCGAAACCGTGAGCAATGAGCGCTGGCCGATCTCGGCCGCCATCGCGTAGCTGGCAGCGGAGTACATGCCGAGCGGGAACACGAACGCCCACCACACACCGGCAAAGTGCAGCATGCTGGGGCGCCGCCTGATCCGGTGCAGGACGAAGTAAATCAGTGGAGGTATCCAGAGGGTGGCCGTCACCCATGTCACGACGGTGACGATGCGCACCGGTCCGGCCAGCCAGGCGGGTGCCAGGGGGTGGATGTTGTCACCGGCCAGCGTCGCGATCGCCATGCCGCCCATCAGGATCCAGGTGTCCGGTTCGAATCCGTCGCGGTCCTGTCGCTCGTTGACGACCCGCCAGAGGATCAGCCAGGTCATCAGCCCGTAGATGAAGATCGCCGCCAGCCACACGATCACGGCCACGGCCAGCCACCAGCGATGACCGGTGTGGAAGGCCGCCCCGGCGATCACGATCGCCAATCCGGACGTTCCCACGCTGCCCAGTTCCCACGCCCCGTGGGCATGGTCGCGCAGCGCAGTCCACCGGCGCGCCAACATATTCCGCGCGCTGAGCACGATCAGCGCCAGCCAGGAGCACAGGCCCACCGCGCCGAGCACCCGCAGCACCCAGACATTCGACGACAGACGGGTGTCGATCACCGCGCAGGCGGCGACGAAGGTGAACAGCCGAAGGGTGACATCGGGATCCGTCAGGTCCCAGCGCACCGTCGGGCGCCTGCCGACGGCCGTCGCGATCACCAGGGCCACCAGCAACACCAGGCCGAGAGTGGCGATGACGCCCAGCGTGTCACTGATCCACCCGTAGCCGTGATTGTGCGCGGCGATCGACAGGATTCCGGTTGCCATCACCGCGGCGAAGACGTCCGGTGTGGGCTCGACCTCGGCGCGTCGGATCGTCACCGCTCCTCGAGGAGTTCCACAACCAGGTGCCGAATGCCGGTATGCCGATTGCTGCGAGCCCACTCGACCGGCCGGACGACGCGCACCGCACCGAACCGGGAGAACAGCTCCTCGTAGAGCACCCGCAGTTCCAACCGGGCCAGATTGGCTCCCAGGCAGTAGTGCACACCCTGACCGAAACCCAAGTGCGGATTGGGCTTTCGAGCGATATCGAACTCATCGGCGCGCTCGAATACGCCGGCGTCGCGGTTCGCCGAGCCCTCCCAGACCTGGACCTTCTGTCCCGCCTCGATCGACTGCCCACCGAGGGTGACGTTGCGCGTGGCGGTCCGCCGCTTGGAGGGCGACGGCGACGTCCACCGCACGATCTCCTCGACGGCGGTCGGCAGCGCGTCGAGATCCGCACGCAGCGCCCTCAGTTGCTCCGGATGGTTGGCCAGCGCCAGCAACCCACCCGCGACCGCGTTGCGCGTCGTTTCCGCGCCGGCACTGAACAACAGGCTGAAGAACAGGTACAGCTCGAGATCCGACAGGGACGGCGCATCCGAGTCGTCGACCATCGCGTTCGCGACGACGGACAACATGTCGTCGGTCGGCTCCGCCCGCTTCGACGCGATCAACTGCTGGCCGTAGTCGTACATTCGTGACCCGGCCTCTTCTACTGACAGCTGCGAGAGCGACGCCTTGCGCGAACCGCCGAAATCGAACTGCGGCTCGATGGCCTCGAACAACCAATGTCGTTCGGACTCGGGCACTCCCAGCAATATGCAGATCATCTGCATCGGCAGCTCGGCGGCGATGTCGACCAGGAAGTCGAACGGTTCGCCGGGCACCACCGCATCCAGCAGCCGGCGCGCGCGCACCCGTAGATCGTCTTCCACCCGCCGGATCATTCGCGGTGTCAGCCCGGAGCTGACCAGCCGCCGGATCTGCGAGTGCCGCGGGTCGTCCATCATGTTGAGCACCTGGCCGGCGATGGCCAGGTCCTGCAGCAGCGTGCCGCCGTACGGCCGGCCGCCGCCGGTGACCGAGGAGTATGTCGCCGGATCCTTCAGCACCTCAAGGGTTTCTGCGTAGGTAGCGACGGACCAGAATCCCTCGCCATCGGGGGTGTTGTCGGTCGGCGCGTGCCAGTACACCGGCGCCTCGCGCCGGTGGATGGCGAACAAGTCATGTGGGAATCCGTCGGCGAAATTGTCCAGATCGGTGAAGTCGATCCGCGCGAGCGCGCGGGCGAGGGTCACAGGATCGCACCCGGGGCGTACTTCGCGGCATCCGGGTAGCGGCTCACCAACGCGTCCACCATCGCGGTCACCGTGTCCACCTGGTCGCCGGCGGCGCCGATGAACGCCTTTTTGTCGGCCAGCGCGGCGTCCAGCGCCGCCCGGTCCAGTGGCAGCCGCTCGTCGGCGGCCAACCGGTCCAGCAGGTCGGGCTCGGCGCCGTGTTCCCGCATGGCCAGGGCCGTCGCGACCGCGTGTTCGCGGATCACGTGGTGCGCGGCCTCGCGCCCCATCCCCGCGCGGACCGCGGCGATGAGCACCTTGGTGGTGGCCAGGAACGGCAAGTAGCGATCGAGCTCGCGGGCGATCACCGCGGGGTAGGCGCCGAACTCGTCGAGCACGGTCAAAAACGTCTCGATCTGCCCATCGATGGCAAAGAAGCTGTCCGGCAACGCAACTCGGCGTACCACCGAGCAGAATACGTCGCCCTCGTTCCACTGCGCACCCGCCAGTTCGGCGGCCATCGAGGCGTAGCCGCGCAGCACCACCTGCAGCCCGTTGACCCGCTCACAGCTGCGGGTGTTCATCTTGTGCGGCATCGCCGACGAGCCGACTTGGCCCGGCGCGAAGCCCTCGGTGACGAGCTCGTGCCCGGCCATCAGCCGAATGGTATGCGCCATCGATGACGGCCCGGCACCGAGCTGCACCAGAGCCGAGAGTACGTCGTGGTCCAGCGAACGGGGATAGACCTGCCCGACGCTGGTCAAAACGCTTGCGAAGCCGAGAAATTCGGCCACACGCCGCTCGAGTTCGGCCAGTTTGGCCGCGTCACCGTCCAGCAGGTCCAGCATGTCCTGGGCGGTGCCCATCGGGCCCTTGATGCCGCGCAGCGGGTAGCGATCGATCAGTTCGCGCAGCCGGGTCAGCGCAATCACCATCTCCTGCGCGGCGGAAGCGAACCGCTTGCCCAGCGTGGTGGCCTGCGCGGCGACGTTGTGGCTGCGTCCGGCCATCACCAGATCGCGGTAGGCCACCGCCCGCTCGGCAAGCCGCGCCACCACCGCGATGCCATGCGAGAAGACCAATTCCAGGGACCGCCGGACCTGCAGCTGCTCCACGTTCTCGGTCAGATCCCGGCTGGTCATCCCCTTGTGCACGTGCTCGTGGCCGGCCAGCGCGTTGAACTCTTCGATGCGCGCCTTGACGTCGTGGCGCAGCACCCGTTCGCGATCCGCGATCGAGGCCAAATCGACGTCCTCGAGCACCCGCTCGTAGTCGGCGATGGCGTCCTGCGGAACGTCCACCCCCAGTTCCGCCTGTGCCCGCAGCACCGCCAGCCACAGTCGGCGCTCCGCGACCACCTTGGCCTCCGGCGACCAGATCGCGACCATTTCCGCGCTGGCGTACCGGGTGGCCAGGACGTTCGGAATGCTCACAGGCATAGAGCTTACGATCGGCCTTCCCCGCTTCGTCGCCGAGCGTGACCTGGCTGCGAAAAATCGGGCCGAAAATCGCAGCCACGTTACGCTCGAGGCCGCCGGAAGCGAGGCCGTACCCTGGGGCGGATGTACTTTGCCGGCGTCGATCTGGCCTGGGCCGGGCGCAACCCCACCGGGGTGGCGGTCGTCGACGCCGCGGGCCGCCTCGTGCACGTTGGCGCCGCCGGCGACGACGCCGACGTGCTCGCCGCGTTGTCGCCGTACGTCCAGGGGGATTGCCTGGTCGCCTTCGACGCGCCGCTGGTGGTGACTAACCCGACCGGCCAGCGCCCCGCCGAAGCCGCGCTGGGCCGCGACTTCCGCAGGTACGAAGCGGGAGCGCATCCGGCCAACACCGCGAAACCGGAGTTCGCCGACGGGCCGCGCGCGGCGCGATTGGCGCGGGCGATGGGCCTCGACATGGACCCGCGCTCACCGGCTCGGCGCCGCGCGATCGAGGTCTACCCGCATCCGGCGACTGTGGTGCTGTTCCGGCTGGCGCGAACGCTCAAGTACAAGGCCAAGCCCGGCCGAGGCGTCGACCAGCTCAAATCCGAGCTGCTCCTGCTGATGGACGGCATCGAGAGGCTCGCGCAGGCCGCGGTGCCCTTACACGTGATGGATCATGAGGATTGGGTTCGGCTGCGCAAGCGCGTCACCACCGCCCGGCGCAAGAGCGAGCTGCGCAGCGCCGAGGATCCCGTCGACGCCGTCGTATGCGCCTATGTGGCGTTGTACGCGCAGCGCCGCCCGGGGGACGTAACGATTTACGGCGACTTCGCCACCGGATACATCGTGACGCCGTCACTACCCGCCGACCGCACGGGCCGCTGATCGATCGGCGCGAGCACGTCGATGAGATCGACCACCGTCCCCAGCGCGGCCGCGCGCGGATCGCGGCCCTCGACCAGGGCGGACACCACACAACCGTCGACCGCGCAGATCAACGTGCACACCAGCTCGATGTGCACCGTGCGGCCCGATCGCTCGATGGCTTCGGCCACGGCCTCGGCGCGCTGCCGCAGGCTGCGACGCATGGTTTCGCGCAACGCGGGCAACCGGGTGCATGCAATGTGTCGCTCGTAACGCGATATCAACTGGTCGCTGAGTCCCGGGCTGGACACATCTCCGACAAGCAGGTCGACGAGAACCTCGGCGATGGTTTCGGGTCCGCGCCGCCGGCGGGAAAGGGCCGCAACCCGCGACCGCAACTGCGCCACCTCGATCATCGCGATGTGTTCGACGGCGCGTGCGATCAAATCGTCAAGGGACGAGAAGTAATACGTGGTAGACGCCAACGGCAGCCCGGCGCGCCGGGCGACCGCGCGGTGACGCACCGCTTCGAAGCCGCCTTCGGCAAGCAGCTCGGCGGCGGCGCTCACGAGCGCATACCGTCGACGTTCTCCCTTGGGAGTGACTGCTGCCGTCACGAGTAGCCATCGTGCCAGTCAAAGTGGTACTGCATTGCCATTTCGGCCAAACGCCCTGGCATGATGGCCCGCATGCCCGACTTGAGCCGCCGCGCCCTGCTGGGCCTCGGCGCCAGCGCGGCCGCGGGCGCAGTCGGCACATATGCGCTCGACATCGTGTTCAAGCCCCGCCCGTCTCAGGCCGTGCCGCTGTCACCGGCCGGCACCCGGGCGCCGCTGGCACCGCCGCAGTCCCCACCTCTCGAGCCGGCACCCACCATGGTGACGGGTTCCTTCGTGTCGGCGGCGCGCGGCGGCGTCAACACCAACTGGGCCATTGCACGTCCGCCGGGCCAAACCAAGGCGCTACGGCCGGTGATCGCGCTGCACGGCAAGGGCAGTGACGCGTCCACGGTGATGGCCGGCGG
This genomic interval from Mycobacterium sp. SMC-2 contains the following:
- a CDS encoding tellurite resistance/C4-dicarboxylate transporter family protein, whose product is MTIRRAEVEPTPDVFAAVMATGILSIAAHNHGYGWISDTLGVIATLGLVLLVALVIATAVGRRPTVRWDLTDPDVTLRLFTFVAACAVIDTRLSSNVWVLRVLGAVGLCSWLALIVLSARNMLARRWTALRDHAHGAWELGSVGTSGLAIVIAGAAFHTGHRWWLAVAVIVWLAAIFIYGLMTWLILWRVVNERQDRDGFEPDTWILMGGMAIATLAGDNIHPLAPAWLAGPVRIVTVVTWVTATLWIPPLIYFVLHRIRRRPSMLHFAGVWWAFVFPLGMYSAASYAMAAEIGQRSLLTVSLVFFWDALAAWLVVVVAGLLLLGRALLAPADRDAGRP
- a CDS encoding cytochrome P450, producing MTLARALARIDFTDLDNFADGFPHDLFAIHRREAPVYWHAPTDNTPDGEGFWSVATYAETLEVLKDPATYSSVTGGGRPYGGTLLQDLAIAGQVLNMMDDPRHSQIRRLVSSGLTPRMIRRVEDDLRVRARRLLDAVVPGEPFDFLVDIAAELPMQMICILLGVPESERHWLFEAIEPQFDFGGSRKASLSQLSVEEAGSRMYDYGQQLIASKRAEPTDDMLSVVANAMVDDSDAPSLSDLELYLFFSLLFSAGAETTRNAVAGGLLALANHPEQLRALRADLDALPTAVEEIVRWTSPSPSKRRTATRNVTLGGQSIEAGQKVQVWEGSANRDAGVFERADEFDIARKPNPHLGFGQGVHYCLGANLARLELRVLYEELFSRFGAVRVVRPVEWARSNRHTGIRHLVVELLEER
- the purB gene encoding adenylosuccinate lyase; its protein translation is MSIPNVLATRYASAEMVAIWSPEAKVVAERRLWLAVLRAQAELGVDVPQDAIADYERVLEDVDLASIADRERVLRHDVKARIEEFNALAGHEHVHKGMTSRDLTENVEQLQVRRSLELVFSHGIAVVARLAERAVAYRDLVMAGRSHNVAAQATTLGKRFASAAQEMVIALTRLRELIDRYPLRGIKGPMGTAQDMLDLLDGDAAKLAELERRVAEFLGFASVLTSVGQVYPRSLDHDVLSALVQLGAGPSSMAHTIRLMAGHELVTEGFAPGQVGSSAMPHKMNTRSCERVNGLQVVLRGYASMAAELAGAQWNEGDVFCSVVRRVALPDSFFAIDGQIETFLTVLDEFGAYPAVIARELDRYLPFLATTKVLIAAVRAGMGREAAHHVIREHAVATALAMREHGAEPDLLDRLAADERLPLDRAALDAALADKKAFIGAAGDQVDTVTAMVDALVSRYPDAAKYAPGAIL
- a CDS encoding DUF429 domain-containing protein, encoding MYFAGVDLAWAGRNPTGVAVVDAAGRLVHVGAAGDDADVLAALSPYVQGDCLVAFDAPLVVTNPTGQRPAEAALGRDFRRYEAGAHPANTAKPEFADGPRAARLARAMGLDMDPRSPARRRAIEVYPHPATVVLFRLARTLKYKAKPGRGVDQLKSELLLLMDGIERLAQAAVPLHVMDHEDWVRLRKRVTTARRKSELRSAEDPVDAVVCAYVALYAQRRPGDVTIYGDFATGYIVTPSLPADRTGR
- a CDS encoding TetR/AcrR family transcriptional regulator, producing the protein MTAAVTPKGERRRYALVSAAAELLAEGGFEAVRHRAVARRAGLPLASTTYYFSSLDDLIARAVEHIAMIEVAQLRSRVAALSRRRRGPETIAEVLVDLLVGDVSSPGLSDQLISRYERHIACTRLPALRETMRRSLRQRAEAVAEAIERSGRTVHIELVCTLICAVDGCVVSALVEGRDPRAAALGTVVDLIDVLAPIDQRPVRSAGSDGVTMYPVAKSP